One Deinococcus grandis DNA window includes the following coding sequences:
- a CDS encoding response regulator transcription factor translates to MRLVIADDHPLFRMGLKYALIHQGFDVVAEASDGLAALEACRALQPDAALLDVKMPGMTGIEVCERLRQSNPRLVSVLITTFAEPAIVQAARAAGARGYVSKETDPESLARQLRDIVANPDIDRLPHVDVPRLTPRESEVLPLLAQGYSNKEIAKNLGVSPDTVKDHLARLYAKLDAGDRTEAVSRARSIGLLH, encoded by the coding sequence ATGAGATTAGTCATCGCCGACGACCACCCCCTCTTCCGCATGGGCCTGAAGTACGCCCTGATCCACCAGGGGTTCGACGTGGTCGCCGAGGCCAGCGACGGCCTGGCCGCGCTGGAAGCCTGCCGGGCGCTGCAGCCCGACGCGGCGCTGCTGGACGTGAAGATGCCCGGCATGACCGGCATCGAGGTCTGCGAGCGGCTGCGTCAGAGCAACCCCCGGCTGGTCAGCGTGCTGATCACCACCTTCGCGGAGCCCGCCATCGTGCAGGCCGCGCGGGCCGCCGGAGCGCGCGGGTACGTGAGCAAGGAAACGGACCCGGAGAGCCTCGCGCGGCAGCTGCGGGATATCGTGGCGAACCCCGACATCGACCGCCTGCCGCACGTGGACGTGCCGCGCCTGACGCCGCGCGAGTCCGAGGTGCTGCCCCTGCTGGCCCAGGGCTACAGCAACAAGGAGATCGCCAAGAACCTCGGCGTGAGTCCCGACACCGTCAAGGACCACCTGGCGCGCCTGTACGCGAAACTGGACGCCGGGGACCGCACCGAGGCGGTCAGCCGCGCCCGCAGCATCGGCCTGCTCCACTGA
- a CDS encoding sensor histidine kinase, producing the protein MSAGSRLSSPARPRGLRVRTTLRAQFTLVIFLLAFLPNLVMTLMAQPALPSGAIIAWMVLVGATCALVGFVLSGALLTSVSRLRAEVMRGQFGEPHHDDPLEILSLRQAFTDLLGRLSTEQARRNAFMATLVHDLKTPLIATGHLTKIITTMPVPDAERRTMGEQIQAETARLLGLVQQMADAHRFEQEQVQVRVAPADLRALLDEVAARVATQAQEQGVQIRVSGHGVAAADAPVLERAVTNLTVNALRYARTHVTLEVTPSGLTVTDDGPGLPAPLDELAQPFNAQPTTIAGQQYTSGTAGLGLFIVRRIAQAHGGDLHYDRVPATLPEHPPAPPPDDHPAPDPAALTRFTLSLPEVQP; encoded by the coding sequence ATGAGCGCCGGGTCCCGACTGTCCAGCCCTGCCCGCCCACGCGGGTTGCGGGTGCGCACGACCCTGCGCGCGCAGTTCACGCTGGTGATCTTCCTGCTGGCGTTCCTGCCGAACCTCGTGATGACCCTCATGGCGCAGCCCGCGTTGCCCAGCGGCGCGATCATCGCCTGGATGGTGCTCGTGGGCGCCACCTGCGCGCTGGTGGGCTTCGTGCTCAGCGGGGCGCTGCTCACGTCGGTCAGCCGCCTGCGCGCCGAGGTCATGCGCGGCCAGTTCGGCGAGCCGCACCACGACGACCCGCTGGAGATCCTGTCGCTGCGCCAGGCGTTCACGGACCTGCTGGGCCGCCTGAGTACCGAGCAGGCGCGCCGCAACGCGTTCATGGCGACCCTGGTGCACGACCTGAAGACCCCGCTGATCGCCACGGGGCACCTCACGAAGATCATCACGACCATGCCCGTCCCGGACGCCGAACGCCGCACGATGGGCGAGCAGATCCAGGCCGAGACGGCGCGGCTGCTGGGGCTCGTGCAGCAGATGGCCGACGCGCACCGCTTCGAGCAGGAACAGGTGCAGGTGCGCGTCGCCCCGGCCGACCTGCGCGCCCTGCTGGACGAGGTCGCCGCGCGGGTCGCCACGCAGGCGCAGGAGCAGGGCGTGCAGATCCGCGTGTCCGGGCACGGCGTGGCCGCCGCCGACGCGCCCGTCCTGGAACGCGCCGTCACGAACCTCACCGTGAACGCCCTGCGGTACGCCCGCACGCACGTCACGCTGGAGGTCACCCCGTCGGGCCTGACCGTGACCGACGACGGCCCCGGCCTGCCCGCCCCGCTGGACGAACTCGCGCAGCCGTTCAACGCGCAGCCCACCACCATCGCCGGGCAGCAGTACACGTCCGGCACGGCCGGGCTGGGCCTGTTCATCGTGCGGCGCATCGCGCAGGCGCACGGCGGCGACCTGCACTACGACCGCGTGCCCGCCACGCTCCCCGAACACCCACCGGCGCCTCCACCTGACGATCACCCCGCGCCCGACCCCGCTGCCCTGACCCGCTTCACCCTGTCCCTCCCGGAGGTTCAACCATGA